The Pogona vitticeps strain Pit_001003342236 chromosome 3, PviZW2.1, whole genome shotgun sequence genome includes a window with the following:
- the C3H10orf71 gene encoding cardiac-enriched FHL2-interacting protein: MQGNKKQTDGQSDSSSIGSLLDDTDREVCSLTDRAFKSLCVAEFETSYTESDPVVSVNNPRHFSSKFFHGPRNYVVRENVDSNKQRSKTEEHSTFQQFPKDSRDNEKASTDNTPNIRRKLGLPMSALRSNKHTSKVSSLIKTFDKTEKQPSLEVAKQPVKNSLTEHPLVFGGNMALWGGKAILNIQKELSGFADTRQDMADASSRHGIHKRHNKMDLVCQGPYSFYFSQADNPKSHISPLSRKTVKNRTGKAKEPTRRGNFLHSENSAFESWNAHHKKLAEVGDTDEILSKGKHLTYFEEAPFFLQSSVPECKLFPQNFAPPKILKQDISNNVSRTSEASLSPAALPQLLASKVKSDSQVMLRHTSDLPAQVYEIPTSPRLTSDVPFPPALNPHAVTSPIPISKAPISPPPPQTCVPLVATSYGPKTQTLVPEVTYLPQKANSSEFNPGLENVCPPWRKQKTTLMGMGLAQDMATEGLKTRDTSNRKPSDLTSLVETTTVDSQVALSDPSSSHFNISKLLTPVIPPKQEKEPPEDPLLLINPSQSEAGAARESEEKAAYSSQNNYKSKAPSLLFNLKDIRKRVKSTYSPSPLLRALEGKKKIKELDNMKANARAVNMLEEDSEKLLDNDERSHQPSEQMDNIQEKDSATNINGNYLSWSIPKSKEDAQHYQNRHSLWQGNSVDVGNSEMVSVTELHPDENNGSLSSNYHSADVTMDQEVYAHSLHLQGPKNEKTDLNQNSHIESQVSPSLFFTAEENIINNENQACSLTGNEHKRSTSSSEHSFVSIIDQPYQNEASYSLMQLFQKACLQESQRKENEMSREEKLSGEEAQKTERKQELDSYFLNDYGSNTEEMYEKKEEQSEHGNEVQRTVGENNKEDGWKSTDSVTEDRSEEPLTPTSSNSFKPNLFVIKDNTFKSSPVIKAVKLPLLRSVSCEDFTAVSHNGTEKQVFGSIRATPNIQEMDFSTSRINNQQDTSRVATESEVVESSSFPVNVGSQVVKKGNQTAEYTLTEKQGSFYVQELIGDDGRASITSVLSQKELEGGEKLTKAKEEARAGKPKKNSVNQPDCGLENDLGQNKRPSPTREKTSYFKNDAFSKRRDGSCVKKIISQEMGSGLSSENQTSSPTSSDAFGHMSAASGNLASSALPSPRPDSMGPSTFTSPSPDATATSNVSQAEKIANSSLPQRATESGPEPSAMETANPVETSQHAGDASNSPVSSGRQQLMGRMVKTAAKPPAVPPKTEKALRRAKKLASKRKKIEAQQKKPQDESTPHCTDMGHSQLVQSPRSSPVCPNSPLIPSESNLRLKPRPLLSPTPSLPETQRKLLQDPDSGEYFIIDLPIQLKTFYDPETGRYVQVSIPPSQRNVSRIPSSRVSPSAFALCPNTLPLRVSSVPVLASPSQFSESASFMQGTLSTSDWQPEDQYPESQSGQPCIESAVSDGYTQDADRIERSFGKDGSPSANADIISTGAIEDFAVEGIL, from the coding sequence ATGCAGGGGAATAAGAAACAGACAGATGGACAAAGTGACTCATCTAGCATTGGGAGTCTCCTGGATGACACGGACAGAGAAGTGTGCAGCCTCACGGACCGAGCCTTCAAAAGCCTATGTGTGGCTGAGTTTGAAACATCTTACACAGAATCAGATCCTGTTGTATCAGTCAACAACCCCCGTCATTTCTCTAGTAAATTCTTCCATGGTCCACGGAATTATGTCGTCAGGGAAAATGTTGACTCAAACAAGCAACGGTCAAAAACTGAGGAGCATTCAACATTCCAGCAGTTTCCAAAGGACTCTCGAGACAATGAAAAGGCTTCAACAGACAACACCCCAAACATAAGGAGGAAGCTGGGTTTGCCCATGTCTGCTTTGCGCAGTAATAAACATACCTCGAAAGTATCATCTTTGATAAAGACATTTGATAAAACTGAAAAGCAACCCTCCTTAGAAGTAGCCAAACAGCCAGTTAAAAACAGCTTGACAGAACATCCATTAGTTTTTGGAGGGAATATGGCTTTGTGGGGTGGCAAAGCCATTTTAAACATTCAAAAGGAACTCTCTGGATTCGCTGACACACGCCAAGACATGGCAGATGCAAGTAGTAGACATGGGATACATAAAAGACATAACAAAATGGATCTGGTCTGTCAAGGTCCgtatagtttttatttttcacaagcAGATAATCCCAAGTCCCATATCTCCCCTCTATctagaaagacagtgaagaacaGAACTGGGAAAGCAAAAGAACCAACTAGAAGGGGCAACTTTCTCCACAGTGAAAACAGTGCTTTTGAATCGTGGAATGCCCATCACAAGAAGCTGGCTGAAGTGGGTGACACGGATGAAATCCTATCCAAAGGTAAACATCTTACATACTTTGAAGAAGCACCTTTTTTCCTGCAGTCCAGTGTTCCTGAATGTAAACTGTTTCCCCAAAACTTTGCACCTCCTAAAATTCTCAAGCAAGATATTTCAAATAATGTTTCACGGACATCtgaagcctctctctctccagcagctCTACCCCAACTCCTTGCTTCTAAAGTCAAAAGCGATTCACAGGTCATGTTGCGCCACACTTCTGATCTGCCAGCGCAAGTGTACGAGATTCCTACATCACCACGCCTCACATCCGATGTCCCTTTCCCACCAGCACTGAATCCCCATGCTGTCACTTCACCAATACCTATCTCCAAGGCTCCCATTTCACCACCTCCACCTCAGACCTGTGTTCCATTGGTAGCAACATCCTATGGCCCCAAGACCCAAACTTTGGTGCCAGAAGTTACTTATTTGCCACAGAAAGCTAACAGTTCAGAATTTAATCCTGGCCTGGAAAATGTTTGCCCACCCTGGAGGAAACAAAAGACTACTCTAATGGGAATGGGATTAGCACAGGATATGGCAACTGAGGGGCTAAAAACAAGGGATACATCAAATAGAAAGCCATCTGATCTCACATCTTTGGTTGAGACAACTACGGTAGATTCACAGGTGGCCTTGTCAGATCCCTCAAGTTCTCATTTCAACATCTCGAAACTTTTAACTCCTGTCATACCTCCCAAGCAAGAGAAAGAGCCACCAGAAGATCCATTACTGCTGATAAATCCTTCCCAGTCTGAGGCTGGAGCAGCCAGAGAATCCGAGGAGAAAGCAGCTTACTCTTCTCAGAACAATTATAAATCTAAAGCACCAAGTTTACTGTTCAATCTGAAGGATATCCGAAAACGTGTGAAAAGCACTTACAGTCCTTCTCCTCTCCTAAGAGCTCTTGAAGGTAAAAAGAAGATTAAAGAACTTGACAACATGAAAGCAAATGCTAGAGCAGTCAATATGCTAGAGGAAGATAGTGAAAAATTGTTAGACAATGATGAAAGAAGTCATCAGCCTTCTGAACAAATGGATAACATCCAGGAAAAGGACAGTGCCACCAATATAAATGGTAATTATCTGAGTTGGAGTATACCCAAATCAAAAGAAGATGCTCAGCATTACCAAAACAGACATAGTTTATGGCAAGGTAATTCAGTGGATGTAGGTAACAGTGAGATGGTCTCTGTCACCGAGCTCCATCCAGATGAAAACAATGGAAGTCTTTCATCTAACTATCATTCTGCGGATGTGACAATGGATCAGGAAGTGTATGCACACAGTCTTCATTTGCAAGGTCCTAAAAATGAAAAAACTGATCTTAATCAGAATTCTCACATAGAATCTCAAGTATCCCCCAGTCTATTTTTCACAGCTGAAGAAAACATAATTAATAATGAAAATCAGGCTTGCTCACTGACAGGGAATGAGCACAAAAGAAGCACCAGCTCCTCTGAGCATTCTTTTGTTTCTATAATAGACCAGCCATATCAAAATGAGGCATCCTATTCCCTTATGCAGCTCTTTCAGAAAGCATGTCTTCAGGAAAGCCAGAGGAAGGAGAATGAGATGAGCAGGGAGGAAAAGCTAAGTGGTGAAGAAGCACAGAAGACAGAGAGGAAGCAAGAATTAGATAGTTACTTTCTGAATGATTATGGCTCTAACACAGAGGAGATGtatgaaaagaaagaagagcagaGTGAACATGGCAATGAAGTACAAAGAACAGTAGGGGAGAATAATAAGGAAGATGGGTGGAAAAGCACAGATTCTGTAACAGAAGACAGATCAGAAGAGCCATTGACACCAACTTCCTCAAATTCGTTCAAACCCAATTTGTTTGTGATTAAAGATAATACATTCAAATCATCACCTGTGATTAAAGCAGTCAAATTGCCTTTACTCAGATCAGTATCCTGTGAAGACTTCACTGCTGTCAGTCATAATGGGACTGAGAAGCAGGTGTTTGGGTCAATTCGAGCCACCCCAAATATTCAAGAGATGGATTTCTCTACATCAAGAATAAACAACCAGCAGGATACAAGCAGGGTAGCAACGGAGAGTGAAGTTGTTGAATCAAGCTCCTTCCCAGTGAATGTGGGCAGTCAGGTGGTGAAAAAGGGGAACCAAACAGCAGAATACACTCTCACAGAAAAGCAAGGGAGCTTCTATGTACAGGAACTGATAGGAGATGATGGAAGAGCCAGCATTACATCAGTGTTGTCTCAGAAAGAGTTGGAAGGCGGCGAGAAATtgacaaaagcaaaagaagaggCCAGAGCTGGAAAACCAAAGAAGAATTCTGTCAATCAGCCAGATTGTGGTTTGGAAAATGACCTAGGACAAAATAAGCGACCTTCCCCCACAAGAGAAAAgacaagttattttaaaaatgatgcctTTTCTAAACGCAGAGATGGATCTTGTGTAAAGAAAATCATTAGTCAAGAGATGGGATCGGGATTGTCATCAGAAAACCAGACATCTTCTCCTACTTCTAGTGATGCTTTTGGGCACATGTCAGCTGCATCAGGCAATCTAGCAAGTTCTGCTCTACCAAGTCCCAGGCCAGACAGCATGGGGCCTTCGACCTTCACAAGTCCATCGCCAGATGCAACGGCAACCTCCAATGTATCGCAGGCTGAGAAAATAGCAAATTCTTCTTTGCCACAAAGAGCAACAGAGAGTGGGCCTGAGCCTTCTGCTATGGAAACAGCTAATCCAGTAGAAACAAGTCAACACGCTGGAGACGCTAGTAATTCTCCTGTGTcaagtggaaggcagcagcttATGGGCCGGATGGTAAAAACAGCAGCCAAACCTCCTGCTGTACCAccaaaaacagaaaaggcattACGGAGAGCAAAGAAACTGGCaagtaagaggaaaaaaatagaggCACAGCAGAAAAAGCCTCAGGATGAGTCTACACCACACTGCACAGATATGGGGCACTCACAGCTGGTCCAGTCTCCACGTTCCTCTCCTGTATGTCCCAATTCCCCCTTGATACCTTCAGAATCTAACTTAAGGCTAAAACCCAGGCCATTGTTAAGTCCGACACCATCTTTACCTGAAACCCAGCGTAAGCTTCTTCAAGATCCAGACTCAGGAGAGTATTTTATTATAGATTTGCCCATTCAGTTAAAAACCTTTTATGATCCAGAAACGGGCAGATATGTCCAAGTGTCAATTCCTCCTTCACAAAGGAACGTGTCTCGCATACCCTCTTCACGGGTTTCCCCTTCTGCTTTTGCCCTTTGCCCCAATACTCTTCCTCTCCGAGTATCGTCTGTTCCAGTCCTGGCTTCACCATCTCAGTTTTCTGAATCTGCTTCGTTTATGCAAGGAACACTCTCAACATCAGACTGGCAGCCAGAAGACCAGTATCCAGAATCTCAAAGTGGTCAACCCTGCATTGAGTCTGCTGTGTCCGATGGTTACACTCAAGATGCTGATAGGATAGAACGTAGCTTTGGAAAAGATGGGAGCCCCTCCGCTAATGCTGACATCATTTCAACTGGGGCAATTGAAGATTTTGCTGTTGAAGGCATTTTGTGA